CGGCAAGGCGCGAGAGACGGCGTTTCGGCCTTCCCCTCACCCCCGAATCAGGTGGACCGTCGCGTCACCCGGCAGCGCAATTCGCGCCCACGGTCGATCGCGCCCGCCGCCGCCAAGAGTTAAGACATGCCCAACAAGATGTTGATCGATGCCACCCACCCGGAAGAGACCCGGGTCGTCGTGGTCCGCGGCAATCGCGTCGAAGAGTTTGATTTCGAGACCGCGCAACGCAAGCAACTGCGCGGGAATATCTACCTCGCCAAGGTCACAAGGGTCGAACCCTCGCTCCAGGCCGCTTTCGTCGAGTATGGCGGCAATCGCCACGGCTTCCTCGCCTTCAGCGAAATCCATCCTGACTACTACCAGATCCCGGTCGCCGACCGGCAGGCGCTGATCGAGGCCGAGGAACAGGCCCATCGCGAGGCCGAGGAAGAGAGCGAGAACCGCTCCCACGGCCGCCGCCGCTCGCGCCATCGCAACGCCCGCCGCCGCGGCCACGGCGAGCGCGTCCGCAGCGACATCGTCGAAGGCCTCGAGGCCGGTGCCGATCCCGCGGCACAGCCGGTCGAGGGCGAAGCCCTGCACACCGAGGGCGCATCGCACGAGGGCGAGCACCTGCACGCCGACGCGGAGCATCACGGCGAGCACGAGGGCCACGAGCATCACGACCATGGCGATCATGATCACCACGATCATGACCATGAAGCCCATGGGCACGACGACCACCATCATGCCCATGATGACGATCACGCGCACGATCATGACGACCATCATCATGACGACGAGCACGATCATCACGACCATGATTATGCCGCCGAGACGCCCACGCCCGTCGCAGCGCTCGGCGCCGAGCCCGAGGTCGCAACCGAGACCGCTCCCGAGCCGCAGGAAGCCCAGACCTTCGAAGCTCACACCTCCGAAGCACATGCCGAGGCTCTGGCCGAAGCCGTGACGGCCGCCACGGAACCGGCCGATGCCGTCTACGCCGCCGGCGATGTCGCCGAGGCACCGCACGCCGAGGCCGCGGACGGTGAAGACGACGAGGACGAGGACGGCGAGGAAGCCGAAGAGGAAGTCGTCGAATCCGTCGGCGGCGACGACGTGCTGGAGGAAGTGCCCGAACGCACCTTCCGCCCGCGCCGTCAGTACAAGATCCAGGAAGTCATCAAGCGCCGCCAGGTCATGCTGGTGCAGGTGGTCAAGGAAGAGCGCGGCAACAAGGGCGCTGCGCTGACCACCTACCTCTCGCTCGCCGGCCGCTATGCCGTGCTGATGCCGAACACCGCCCGGGGCGGTGGCATCAGCCGCAAGATCACCAGCGCCCAGGACCGCTCGCGCCTGAAGGAAGTGGTGCAGGACCTCGACGTGCCCGAGGGCATGGGCATCATCCTGCGCACCGCGGGCGCCTCCCGCACCAAGCCCGAGATCAAGCGCGACTTCGAGTACCTGATCCGGATGTGGGAGACGGTGCGTGACCTGACGCTGAAGTCGCAGGCCCCGACCCTCGTCTACGAGGAAGGCTCGCTGATCAAGCGCTCGCTGCGCGACCTCTACAACAAGGAGATCGACGAGATTCAGGTCGCCGGCGAATCCGGCTACCGCGAAGCGCGCGACTTCATGAAGATGCTGATGCCCGCCAATGTCAGCGCGGTGAAGCAGTATCGCGACGGCCAGCCGCTGTTCTCACGGATGGGCGTCGAAAGCCAACTGGATGCGATGTTCTCGCCGACCGTGCAGCTTCGCTCCGGCGGCTATGTCGTGATCAACCAGACCGAGGCGCTGGTCTCGATCGACGTCAACTCCGGCCGCTCCACCCGCGAGCACCATATCGAGGACACCGCGCTCAAGACCAATCTGGAGGCGGCCGAAGAGGTCGCCCGCCAGCTCCGCCTGCGCGATCTCGCCGGCCTGATCGTCATCGACTTCATCGACATGGACGAGAAGCGCAACAACCGTGCGGTCGAGCGCAAGCTGTCCGATTGCCTGAGGCAGGATCGCGCCCGCATCCAGGTCGGTCGCATCTCGCATTTCGGCCTGCTGGAAATGTCGCGCCAGCGCATCCGCGCCAGCGTGCTGGAATCCTCGACCGATCCGTGCCCGCATTGCGGCGGCACCGGCCATGTCCGCTCGGTGTCCTCGGTGGCGCTCCAGCTGCTGCGCGGCCTCGAAGAGATCCTGATGAAGGGCGCGACCCATAATCTCGTGGTCCGCACCCGCACCGACGTCGCGCTCTATGTGCTGAACCACAAGCGCGGCCATCTGCGCGACCTCGAAAACAGCTTCAAGGTCACGCTGTCGATCATCGCCGATCCCAGCGTCAGCGGCCCGCAGGCCTATCTGATCGACCGCGGCGAGCAGGTGCATACGCTCGAAGCCGCGAAGGCGCTGCTCGCGGCGCAGGCGGCCGCGAGCCCGCCGCCGCTGGCTGAAGACGCCTATGACGACGAGGAGTTCGATCCGGAGCTGGAATCCGAGGTCGAAACCGAGGAGAGCGAAGGTCTCACTGAAGAACAGGCTGCCGGCGAGGCCGGCTCCGAGCAGGACGGCCAGCGCCGCAAGCGCCGCCGTCGCCGGCGCGGCCGCGGTGGCCAGCGCGACGGCGAGCTGCGCGAGGACAGCCCGCCCACCCTTCCCGAGGCGGCCGTGGCTGC
This is a stretch of genomic DNA from Bradyrhizobium sp. CB2312. It encodes these proteins:
- a CDS encoding Rne/Rng family ribonuclease, giving the protein MPNKMLIDATHPEETRVVVVRGNRVEEFDFETAQRKQLRGNIYLAKVTRVEPSLQAAFVEYGGNRHGFLAFSEIHPDYYQIPVADRQALIEAEEQAHREAEEESENRSHGRRRSRHRNARRRGHGERVRSDIVEGLEAGADPAAQPVEGEALHTEGASHEGEHLHADAEHHGEHEGHEHHDHGDHDHHDHDHEAHGHDDHHHAHDDDHAHDHDDHHHDDEHDHHDHDYAAETPTPVAALGAEPEVATETAPEPQEAQTFEAHTSEAHAEALAEAVTAATEPADAVYAAGDVAEAPHAEAADGEDDEDEDGEEAEEEVVESVGGDDVLEEVPERTFRPRRQYKIQEVIKRRQVMLVQVVKEERGNKGAALTTYLSLAGRYAVLMPNTARGGGISRKITSAQDRSRLKEVVQDLDVPEGMGIILRTAGASRTKPEIKRDFEYLIRMWETVRDLTLKSQAPTLVYEEGSLIKRSLRDLYNKEIDEIQVAGESGYREARDFMKMLMPANVSAVKQYRDGQPLFSRMGVESQLDAMFSPTVQLRSGGYVVINQTEALVSIDVNSGRSTREHHIEDTALKTNLEAAEEVARQLRLRDLAGLIVIDFIDMDEKRNNRAVERKLSDCLRQDRARIQVGRISHFGLLEMSRQRIRASVLESSTDPCPHCGGTGHVRSVSSVALQLLRGLEEILMKGATHNLVVRTRTDVALYVLNHKRGHLRDLENSFKVTLSIIADPSVSGPQAYLIDRGEQVHTLEAAKALLAAQAAASPPPLAEDAYDDEEFDPELESEVETEESEGLTEEQAAGEAGSEQDGQRRKRRRRRRGRGGQRDGELREDSPPTLPEAAVAAGEGEDDSESEQDGEEGEEQAARGEQQGGGERRRRRGRRGGRRRRGGGEEGLAGSIGDELAANVPPEASDAVADFDSFGNEAAPSIAQAEHVAEPQAAQPEPLAEVQPEVPAQQEPAPSTAAEESADDKAARRRSTVREKVSFLTSSQSEPTTPVAQASEPVAPPAPAPEPAPETTIETPAAPRRAGWWSRRFGGGE